In one window of Leptospira sp. GIMC2001 DNA:
- a CDS encoding HipA N-terminal domain-containing protein, whose translation MNAPVVVKLWGERVGALLWDSTSGYATFEYDKEFVKSGLEVSPLMVPLSNKIYQFPTLKSTKTFQGLPGFIADSLPEKYGNRLLDTFLARHGKKLQDLTPLERLCYISTRGMGALEYEPDFETRKLNTPIHFEVSDLVELAQSALNEGEAFNRARLKNR comes from the coding sequence ATGAATGCTCCAGTTGTAGTTAAATTATGGGGAGAACGAGTTGGTGCTCTCCTATGGGATTCTACAAGTGGTTATGCAACTTTTGAATATGATAAAGAGTTTGTGAAATCGGGCTTAGAAGTAAGCCCATTAATGGTTCCCCTTTCAAATAAAATCTATCAATTCCCTACCCTTAAAAGTACAAAAACTTTTCAAGGACTTCCCGGCTTCATAGCAGACAGCTTACCTGAAAAATATGGAAATCGACTACTAGATACATTCCTAGCACGTCATGGAAAAAAACTGCAAGATCTAACACCTTTAGAAAGGTTATGTTATATTAGCACACGAGGAATGGGTGCTCTTGAATACGAACCTGATTTTGAAACTAGAAAGTTAAATACTCCTATTCATTTCGAAGTCAGTGATTTAGTTGAGTTGGCTCAATCTGCATTAAACGAAGGAGAAGCTTTTAATAGAGCTAGACTCAAAAACCGTTAG
- a CDS encoding helix-turn-helix domain-containing protein, whose amino-acid sequence MLKAIGENLNARLKLSNLNQQDIAKISDLNRNTISTALAGKDIKLSTLIRITRNLDFTDWLIPLLNPPPPSHLSQLSKSNKQSKFELVKPSSRKLGLTKRDF is encoded by the coding sequence TTGTTAAAAGCAATCGGAGAAAATCTTAATGCACGTTTAAAACTTTCTAATTTAAATCAGCAAGATATCGCGAAGATTTCTGATTTGAATAGGAATACAATTAGCACCGCTTTGGCAGGGAAAGATATAAAATTGTCTACCCTGATCCGAATTACTCGTAATTTAGATTTTACGGATTGGTTGATTCCCCTTTTAAATCCACCTCCACCCTCACATTTAAGTCAATTGTCTAAAAGTAATAAACAATCTAAGTTTGAGCTAGTTAAGCCATCAAGTAGAAAATTAGGACTTACAAAGAGAGATTTTTAG
- a CDS encoding DUF6602 domain-containing protein: MSLIEYHKTTTKELLALTNKVRYLIKHWGEDGRHKEAVLKNVIKRFLPEKYIIGTGFVIKQNTDSSEHASSRQIDLIIYDNSSPVLFKEGDFVILTPDAVRGIIEVKANIQNQGLTSVLKQANENGNFIFSGKDDKEHLFFNGVFSYEGYGNDFNLDTLQQKYKASNTDFISDPNYHNFLVNHVSLNKDWFIKTWINEAKPHSIYKLDDLSFPFFISNLIDILADKSISENESIWYAANKELNRVRNF; encoded by the coding sequence GAGTTTAATTGAGTATCATAAGACAACAACAAAGGAGCTTTTAGCCTTAACAAATAAGGTTAGATATTTGATCAAACATTGGGGTGAAGACGGACGCCACAAAGAAGCTGTTTTAAAAAATGTAATCAAACGATTCCTCCCAGAAAAATATATAATTGGGACAGGTTTTGTTATTAAACAAAATACAGATAGTAGTGAGCATGCCTCTTCTCGACAAATTGATTTAATAATATATGATAACTCTAGCCCAGTTTTATTTAAAGAAGGTGACTTTGTAATTTTAACTCCGGACGCTGTACGAGGAATTATTGAAGTTAAGGCAAATATTCAAAATCAAGGACTAACTAGCGTCTTAAAACAAGCAAACGAAAATGGAAATTTTATATTTTCAGGAAAGGATGACAAAGAACACTTATTCTTCAACGGAGTATTTTCTTATGAAGGATATGGTAATGATTTTAATTTGGATACCTTGCAACAAAAATATAAAGCTAGTAATACAGATTTCATTAGCGATCCAAATTATCATAATTTTTTAGTAAATCATGTGTCCCTTAATAAAGACTGGTTTATTAAAACTTGGATCAATGAAGCCAAACCTCATTCAATTTATAAACTAGATGACTTGTCTTTTCCTTTTTTTATTTCTAATCTGATTGATATATTAGCAGACAAATCAATTAGTGAAAATGAATCAATTTGGTATGCAGCAAATAAGGAACTTAACCGTGTTCGAAATTTTTGA